A single Augochlora pura isolate Apur16 chromosome 2, APUR_v2.2.1, whole genome shotgun sequence DNA region contains:
- the LOC144473586 gene encoding uncharacterized protein LOC144473586 isoform X3, translating to MSEVVGYVPYGLQMRMVQRHRWVAYDLVLNWGRTYSLLAFHVAANRSRMRADYLALESVTPFTQITRFPSTTVMVDVEHRKFGGRSGQGQQPNFTAAPEGITNLTDAKRSWDKGFEELMTLLHAGNENDWFDTGIFDREMFESYYQIVWHDNSTQG from the exons ATGTCTGAAGTTGTGGGTTATGTTCCGTATGGTTTACAGATGCGAATGGTACAACGCCATCGTTGGGTAGCGTATGATTTAGTGTTGAACTGGGGCCGGACGTATAGTTTGCTGGCTTTTCATGTTGCTGCAAATCGCTCGCGTATGCGAGCGGATTATTTAGCGTTGGAGTCTGTTACTCCATTTACCCAGATTACGCGGTTTCCATCAACAACAGTTATGGTGGATGTTGAGCATCGGAAGTTTGGTG GTCGTTCAGGGCAAGGTCAACAGCCCAATTTTACTGCGGCGCCCGAAG GTATAACCAATCTCACTGATGCTAAACGATCTTGGGATAAAGGTTTTGAAGAACTGATGACGTTGTTACATGCCGGTAATGAGAATGATTGGTTCGACACCGGCATATTTGATAGGGAAATGTTTGAAAGTTATTATCAGATTGTGTGGCATGATAATTCCACACAAGGATAA
- the LOC144473586 gene encoding uncharacterized protein LOC144473586 isoform X4, translated as MSEVVGYVPYGLQMRMVQRHRWVAYDLVLNWGRTYSLLAFHVAANRSRKFGGIVRRIMNAADVPSRFMEKQMLSCSGRSGQGQQPNFTAAPEGITNLTDAKRSWDKGFEELMTLLHAGNENDWFDTGIFDREMFESYYQIVWHDNSTQG; from the exons ATGTCTGAAGTTGTGGGTTATGTTCCGTATGGTTTACAGATGCGAATGGTACAACGCCATCGTTGGGTAGCGTATGATTTAGTGTTGAACTGGGGCCGGACGTATAGTTTGCTGGCTTTTCATGTTGCTGCAAATCGCTCG CGGAAGTTTGGTGGTATTGTTAGGCGTATCATGAACGCAGCGGACGTTCCGAGTAGATTCATGGAGAAACAAATGCTTTCATGTTCAGGTCGTTCAGGGCAAGGTCAACAGCCCAATTTTACTGCGGCGCCCGAAG GTATAACCAATCTCACTGATGCTAAACGATCTTGGGATAAAGGTTTTGAAGAACTGATGACGTTGTTACATGCCGGTAATGAGAATGATTGGTTCGACACCGGCATATTTGATAGGGAAATGTTTGAAAGTTATTATCAGATTGTGTGGCATGATAATTCCACACAAGGATAA
- the LOC144473586 gene encoding uncharacterized protein LOC144473586 isoform X1 gives MSEVVGYVPYGLQMRMVQRHRWVAYDLVLNWGRTYSLLAFHVAANRSRMRADYLALESVTPFTQITRFPSTTVMVDVEHRKFGGIVRRIMNAADVPSRFMEKQMLSCSGRSGQGQQPNFTAAPEGITNLTDAKRSWDKGFEELMTLLHAGNENDWFDTGIFDREMFESYYQIVWHDNSTQG, from the exons ATGTCTGAAGTTGTGGGTTATGTTCCGTATGGTTTACAGATGCGAATGGTACAACGCCATCGTTGGGTAGCGTATGATTTAGTGTTGAACTGGGGCCGGACGTATAGTTTGCTGGCTTTTCATGTTGCTGCAAATCGCTCGCGTATGCGAGCGGATTATTTAGCGTTGGAGTCTGTTACTCCATTTACCCAGATTACGCGGTTTCCATCAACAACAGTTATGGTGGATGTTGAGCATCGGAAGTTTGGTGGTATTGTTAGGCGTATCATGAACGCAGCGGACGTTCCGAGTAGATTCATGGAGAAACAAATGCTTTCATGTTCAGGTCGTTCAGGGCAAGGTCAACAGCCCAATTTTACTGCGGCGCCCGAAG GTATAACCAATCTCACTGATGCTAAACGATCTTGGGATAAAGGTTTTGAAGAACTGATGACGTTGTTACATGCCGGTAATGAGAATGATTGGTTCGACACCGGCATATTTGATAGGGAAATGTTTGAAAGTTATTATCAGATTGTGTGGCATGATAATTCCACACAAGGATAA
- the LOC144473586 gene encoding uncharacterized protein LOC144473586 isoform X2, which yields MRMVQRHRWVAYDLVLNWGRTYSLLAFHVAANRSRMRADYLALESVTPFTQITRFPSTTVMVDVEHRKFGGIVRRIMNAADVPSRFMEKQMLSCSGRSGQGQQPNFTAAPEGITNLTDAKRSWDKGFEELMTLLHAGNENDWFDTGIFDREMFESYYQIVWHDNSTQG from the exons ATGCGAATGGTACAACGCCATCGTTGGGTAGCGTATGATTTAGTGTTGAACTGGGGCCGGACGTATAGTTTGCTGGCTTTTCATGTTGCTGCAAATCGCTCGCGTATGCGAGCGGATTATTTAGCGTTGGAGTCTGTTACTCCATTTACCCAGATTACGCGGTTTCCATCAACAACAGTTATGGTGGATGTTGAGCATCGGAAGTTTGGTGGTATTGTTAGGCGTATCATGAACGCAGCGGACGTTCCGAGTAGATTCATGGAGAAACAAATGCTTTCATGTTCAGGTCGTTCAGGGCAAGGTCAACAGCCCAATTTTACTGCGGCGCCCGAAG GTATAACCAATCTCACTGATGCTAAACGATCTTGGGATAAAGGTTTTGAAGAACTGATGACGTTGTTACATGCCGGTAATGAGAATGATTGGTTCGACACCGGCATATTTGATAGGGAAATGTTTGAAAGTTATTATCAGATTGTGTGGCATGATAATTCCACACAAGGATAA